ATTTATCCAGCAATTGACAGAGCTGTATCGCGATCGCTTGCAGCCGGGAATGCGGATCTTGGATCTGATGAGTAGCTGGGTGTCCCATTTGCCGGAAGAGATGGAATTTGCCTATGTGGAAGGCCATGGATTGAACCCAGAAGAGTTGCAAAAAAATCCTCGGTTCAACCATTTTTTTGTGCAAAATCTCAACGTTGATCTGCAACTTCCGCTGACAGATCAATCGTTCGATGCGGTATTATGCACGGTCTCGGTGCAGTATTTGCAATATCCCGAAGCAATTTTTACTGAGATTTATCGTGTTCTCAAACCGAATGGATTGTGTATTGTGAGTTTCTCCAACCGCATGTTTTATCAAAAGGCGATCGCGGCTTGGCGAGATGGGTCTGAGACCGATCGGGTAGAGCTGGTAAAGTCCTATTTTGCCGCCGTTCCCCGGTTTAGTACACCGGAAGTCATTACCCGTCGATCGCAGGCTCCAGCAATTCTACAAATGATGGGTTTTGCGAGTGGTGATCCATTCTATGCTGTAATTGCTAAACGGATGCTGTAGATTGATATTTCTATAATTACTTTGGTAGATACATTAGTAGCAAACACATCGGTAGTAAACATACTAGTAATGTGTTTTGTGATTCAAGGGTAAATTCACGAATTTTATAGAATGCGTTTTATAGAGTGTATTGGCTTGCAATTTTTAATGGCAATAAATTGATACTCGGTTTGCCAAAGTTGACTATTTTAGATTCTGTAATCTTTGTGGAAATCGATTATGAATCTCCATGAATTAGTGATGGGTCTACTTTGATAGAGCATCTAATTTGGAGAAGAATCAGTAATGATCTTTTCAGGTTTCAGAAGCAGATTAGCAAGAATAATGCCTAGAATAGCTAAAAACGCCATCGGATAGAACACATAGTTGTAGGTTCCCAAAATGTCTCGAATGCGGCCTGTGACTAACGTCCCAATCAAAGCACCTACGCCGTAGGCTGTGAAGACTAGACCATAGTTTTGAGCATACTGTTCGGGATTAAAGAAGCGTAACGTAATGGTTGGAGCCATTGCTAACCACCCACCAAGACAAAACCAAAACAGGCAAAAGGCCGTGAGATAGGTGACAACCTGTCCCGCTTGAGCCTTCATCATTAAGATGCATGCGATTAGAGTAAGAATGTAGGACAAAATG
The Alkalinema sp. FACHB-956 DNA segment above includes these coding regions:
- a CDS encoding class I SAM-dependent methyltransferase, with translation MLLRPEQRTKLDASDDRLFYDYPRFVTHVDEGFIQQLTELYRDRLQPGMRILDLMSSWVSHLPEEMEFAYVEGHGLNPEELQKNPRFNHFFVQNLNVDLQLPLTDQSFDAVLCTVSVQYLQYPEAIFTEIYRVLKPNGLCIVSFSNRMFYQKAIAAWRDGSETDRVELVKSYFAAVPRFSTPEVITRRSQAPAILQMMGFASGDPFYAVIAKRML